A single region of the Dehalococcoides mccartyi genome encodes:
- a CDS encoding type II secretion system protein, which translates to MYKFMKKLRKHQKGFTLIELLVVVAILGVLAAVIVPNVAKFIGSGTVEAANTEAHNVQLAVTAYMAENGGTVPADTAALSSYIMGELTGTYTIGTDGTITGTSYGDLVWSDGKWAEATT; encoded by the coding sequence ATGTACAAATTCATGAAGAAACTCCGCAAGCATCAGAAAGGTTTCACCCTAATTGAACTTCTGGTAGTGGTAGCCATTCTGGGCGTTCTGGCGGCTGTTATCGTCCCCAACGTTGCTAAATTCATCGGCTCCGGTACTGTAGAAGCTGCCAATACAGAAGCTCATAATGTTCAATTGGCTGTAACAGCTTATATGGCTGAGAATGGCGGTACTGTACCTGCAGATACTGCTGCTCTGTCCAGTTACATTATGGGAGAATTAACTGGTACTTATACAATTGGTACTGATGGGACCATTACTGGTACTTCATATGGAGATTTAGTATGGTCTGATGGAAAATGGGCTGAGGCAACAACCTAA